Genomic window (Streptomyces yatensis):
GCCACGTCCCCCGCGGCGACCGGGGAGGTGCGCCCGGCGCCGAACGGCAGCCGGATCGTGCCCTCCTGCGCGATGGAGGAGTAGACGAAGACCGAGAAGAGCGGATTCTCCATGAAGACGGTGGGCCTGAGGTGGGTGACGGGCAACCCGGACCAGTCGAGGGCCTGTTCGCCCAGCCACTGCAGCCGGTGCTGATCGGACTCCGTGGTGCTGGTGAAGTCCATCTGCGAGACCGTCATCTGCGACATATTGACGAGCACTTCCAGCCGCGCGTACTCCCGCGCGACCGCCGCCGTCGTCACCGTGGCCTCCAGATACCCCGACGACACGCTCATGCCGAAGTACATCCGTCCACAGCCGTCCAGCGCGCGGACCACGTCCGGGGCGCGGGTCAGATCGCCCGCCACCACCTCCGCGCCCGTCGCGCGCAGGGCGTCGGCCCGCTCGTCCTCCCGGTGGACCATGGCCCGCACCGGCAGATCGCGCCGGCGCAGCTCCTCCACCACGGTGCGGCCGATGCCTCCGACGCTCCCCGCGGCGCCGGTCACCAGGATCGGTGCCGGGGGCATGGCTAGGACACCAGCTTGTCGAGGGTGATGGGCAGTTCGCGGACCCGGACTCCGGTGGCGTGGTACACGGCGTTGCCGATGGCCGCGGCGGTGCCCACGATGCCCACCTCGCCGAGGCCCTTGGCGCCCATGGGGTTGGTGTACGGATCGGGCTCGTCCAGCCAGTGGGCCTCGACCGCGTGGACATCGGCGTGCGAGGCGATGTGGTACTGGGCGAAGTCGTGGTTGACCACATGGCCGAACCGCGGGTCGAGCACACTGTGTTCGTACAGCGCCATCGACATCCCCTGGGTCATCCCGCCGATCAGCTGGGAGCGGGCGGTCTTGGGGTTGATGACCCGGCCCACGTCGAACATTCCCAGCAGCCGCGTCACCCGCAGCTCACCGGTGTCCTCGTCGACCCGCACCTCGGCGAACTGGGCGCCGAAGCTGTGCATCGCATAGCGCTCGGCGTCCGGGTTGCCGCCGGGCATCTCCGCGGTGACCTCCAGCCCCTCCGGCGGTGCGACACCGCCGTGTTCGGACCGCAGCCGGTCCCGCAGCCGGTCCGCCGCCTCCCAGATCGCGGTGCCCCAGCTGTTGATACCGGCCGAGAACCCGGCGACCGACGCGGCCGGCAGCGCCGTGTCCCCGATCCGCATCTCCACCTGCCCGACCGGGACGCTCAGCGCGTCCGCGGCGATCTGGGTGAGCGCCGTCCAGGTGCCGGTGCCCAGGTCGGCGGCGGCGATCCGCACCGTGTAGCGGCCGTCCGGGCCGATCCGGATGGTGGCCGCGTTGCCGGGGAAGCGGGGCGAGGGATACGTCGAGGCGGCCACACCGGTGCCCACCAGCCAGCGCCCCTCGCGGCGCGCCCGGGGGGCCGGGTCGCGGTGCTCCCAGCCGGCCCGGCGGGCGCCCTCGCGCAGACAGTCGGTCAGATGGCGGCTGGAGAACGGCAGCCCGGACTCCGGATGCACCTCCGGCTCATTGCGGATCCGGAACTCCACCGGGTCAAGTCCGCAGGCGATCGCCATCTCGTCCATGGCCGACTCCAGCGCGTACATCCCCTGCGCCTCGCCCGGCGCCCGCATGATCGTCGGCACCGGGACATCCAGCGGGGCCAGCCGGTGGGTGGTGCGCCGGTGCGGCGCCGCGTACATCATCCGGGAGCAGACGCCCACCTGTTCCGCGTACCCCTTGGCCTTGGCGGTCTGCTCGATCACATCGTGGGCCAGCGCGGTGAGCCTGCCGTCCCGTCCGGCGCCCAGCCGGATCCGCTGGATCGACGCCGGACGGTAGCCGACCAGGGCGAACATCTGCTGCCGGGTGAGGGTGAACTTGACCGGCCGCCGCACGATCCGGGCGGCCATCGCGGCGAGGACGGCATACGCGTGGGGGTAGACCTTCGAGCCGAACGCGCCCCCGACATGCGGGGAGACCACCCGCACCCGCCCCGGCTCCAGCCCCAGCACCCCGGAGATCAGGGCCTGGCTCAGGGAGACCCCCTGGGTGGAACAGCGCACCAGCAGCTCGCCGTTGAGCCAGGTGACCACCGCGGTGTGCGGCTCCATCGGGTTGTTGTGGTACATCGGCGTGGAGTACGTGGTGTCCACCATGGTCGGCGACGCCGCCAGCGCCGTATCGACGTCCCCCAGCACACTGTCGGCCGGCGAGCCGTCCTGCAGCTCTCCGCCGCCGGTGCCGAAGGTGGCGGCGTGCACCGGGGAGTACAGGTCGTCGCGGCCGGCGCGCAGCACCACATCGGGGGGCCGGCTCTCGTAGTCCACGCGGACGAGCCCCGCCGCCCGTCGCGCGGTCTCCAGGGATTCGGCCACGATCGCCCCGATGAACTGGCCGCGCCAGGCGACCTCGTCGGACTGCAGGACCGCGAGCTCCGGATCGTCGGGCCGGGTCAGCGTGGGGGCGTTGAGATGGCTGAGCACGGCCAGCACCCCCGGCTCCGCCTCCGCGAGCGCGCTGTCCACCCCCGTGACCCGCCCGGAGGCGATCGTGGACTGCAGCGGATACAGATAGACGGGCTGGTCGAGGGGCCATTCATAGGCGTACGTGGCGGTGCCGGTGACCTTCTGCGCGCCGTCGACGCGGTCCATCGGGATGCCGATCGCGTGCGGGCGGGCTGTGACGTGGCTCATCGCGCCTCCTCCAGCAGCTCCAGCAGCGTGGCGACCATCGTGTTGCGGGCGAGCGGGACCTTGAAGGCATTGCCCGCCAGCGGCCGCGCCGCGGACAGCTCGGCCGCGGCCGCGTCCACGAAGCTCTCCCGGGTCGCGGGCGCGCCGCGCAGCACCGCCTCGGCCGTGGTGGCCCGCCAGGGCTTGTGCGCCACCCCGCCCAGCGCGATCGCTACGTCCCGTACCGCCCCGTCGGTGACCTCCAGCGCGGCGGCGACCGAGACCAGCGCGAAGGCGTACGAGGCGCGGTCGCGCACCTTGCGGTAGCGCGAGCGGAGCGCGGAGTGCGGGGGCGGCAGCTCCACCCCGGTGATCAGCTCACCGCGCTCCAGGACGGTGTCGCGCTCGGGTTCGGCCTCGGGCAGCCGGTACAGGTCGGTCAGCGGGATCCGCCGCTCGGAGGCCGGGCCGGCCACCGTCACCACCGCGTCCAGCGCGGCCAGCGCGACGGCCATGTCGGAGGGGTGGGTGGCCACACAGGTGGGGGAGGCGCCCAGGATCGCCATATCGCGCTGATAGCCCTCCATGGCCGAACAGCCCGCGCCCGGTGTGCGCTTGTTGCAGGCGGTGGTGACGTTCTGGAAGTACGGGCAGCGGGTGCGCTGCAGCAGATTCCCGCCGGTGGTGGCGAGGTTGCGCAGCTGGCCCGAGGCGCCCGAGAGCAGCGCCTGGGAGAGCACCGGATAGCGCCGCCGGACCCGGGAGTCGGCGGCCAGATCGCTGTTGGGCACGGCCGCGCCGATCCGCAGCCCGCCGTCGGGAAGCTCCTCGATCCGGTCGGAGGTGAGCCGCCGGACGTCGATCAGCAGCTCCGGGGTGGCCACCTCCAGCCGCATCAGATCGACCAGATTGGTCCCGCCGGCCAGATAGGCCGCGTCCGGCTCCTCGACCAGGGTGGTGACGGCCGCCGACACCTCGTCGGCGAGCTCGTAGCGAAAGGGCCTCATCGGTGCGCCACCTCCGCGATCGCCGGGACGATGTTCGCGTACGCGGCGCAGCGGCACAGGTTGCCGCTCATCCGCTCGGCGATCTCCTCGTCGTCGAGCACCACATCGGTGGCGCCCAGATCCTTGCTCGCGGCACTCGGCCAGCCCTCCCCGGCCTCCTGTAGCATGCCGGCCGCCGAGACGATCTGACCGGGTGTGCAGTAGCCGCACTGGAAGGCGTCATGGGCGATGAAGGACTGCTGGAGCGGATGCAGCTCACCGTTGGTGAGCCCCGCCGCCGTCACGATGTCCGCGCCCTGGTGGGCGACGGCCAGCGCGAGGCAGCCGAGGATCCGGCGGCCGTCGAGCAGCAGGGTGCAGGCGCCGCACTGTCCGTGGTCGCAGCCCTTCTTGGGGCTGGTGTTCCCCAGCTGCTCGCGCAGGGCGTCCAGCAGCGTCGTACGGGTGTCGACGGTGAGGCGGTGCTCGGTCCCGTCCACCCGGAGCTCGATCTCCAGGTCCATGGTCCCTACCCTTGATCGTCGTCCGTCGGAACGTCACGCAGCACCCCCATTCTGGGACATATGGGCACTGATCGCCCGTTCGGCGGTATGGCCATACCGATGGCGGGCCGCGGCTCGCGCCCGGCCGACGCCGGTGGACGGGGCCGCGGCCCCCGGGGCAGGGTCTTCTTCAGGTGCGCTGGATCACGGCTTCCAGATGCGGCAGATAGTGGTCCATGCGATCCCGCTTGGTGAGCAGATACGGGAGGTTCTCCTTGTGCGGAGTCATCAGCAGCGGCACCTGCTCGCTGACCCTGACGCCGTGCCGCAGCAGCGCGTCCCGCTTCTGGGGGTTGTTGGACAGCAGCCGCACGGAGCGCACCTCGAGGTCGTGCAGGACATCCGCCGCCACCTTGTAGTCCCGGGCGTCCGCCGGCAGGCCGAGGGCGAGGTTGGCCTCGACCGTGTCCAGCCCCTCCGCCTGGAGCTTCATCGCCTGGAGCTTGGCGAGCAGCCCGATCCCGCGTCCCTCATGACCCCTCAGATAGACGAGAACGCCCCGGCCTTCGGCCACGATCGCCTTCAGCGCCGCGGAGAGCTGGTCGCCGCACTCGCAGTGACGGGAGCCGAACGCGTCTCCGGTGAGGCACTCCGAATGCAGGCGGGTAAGCGCTTCCTCACCGGTGACATCGCCGTATACCAGCGCCATTTGTTCATCACCGCGAACGAGGTCCCGATAGCCGATCGCGAGAAAGTCGCCATGCTTCGTGGACAGCCGGACATTCACCACTCGTTCGACACCCGAGGGGCGGGCGTCGACATCGAACACGCCATCACTTTCTGTCATGTCCCGATCTTATCTGGAAAACCACCGCCCTTGTACAGGAGAATGACAAAGCCGGGGCAACAAGCTGTCCGGCCGACACAGGAAAGGTGCATGAGATATGAGCGGTTCGGGAACGCGCCCGCAGGTCGGCATGGTGTTGCCGACACAGACGACGGAGGAAGTGCGGGCCGACCGGGCCGATGTCGCCGTGCTTCCGGTAGGCAGCTTCGAACAACACGGCGCATTTCTCCCACTGGCGACCGACACGGTCATCGCCTGCACGATCGCAGGCGAGATCGCGGCAGCGTATCCGGTGCTTCAGCTGCCCCCGGTGACGATCTCCTGCTCCCATGAACATGCGGCCTGGCCAGGGACGATCTCCCTGTCCGCGGCCACCCTCTACGCCGTGGTCCGCGATATCGCGGACTCGCTGCGGCGCTCGGGTATACGCGGTCTGATTCTGGTGAACGGACACGGCGGAAATTACGTACTGCGCAACATCGTTCAGGAATCCGCCGGGGGTGACTTCGGTATGGCGCTATTTCCAGGATCGGCGGACTGGGATGCCGCCAGGACCCGCGCCGGAGTACGCACCCCGTCCAACAGCGATATGCATGCGGGGGAACTGGAGACATCCATACTCCTGCATGCCCATCCAGAACTCGTCCGGCCCGGTCATGAAACCTCCGACTGGATATCGGATGAGCGGAAACATCTGCTCACCCTCGGTATGTCCGCCTATACCGAGTCCGGTGTCATCGGCCGGCCGTCCAGGGCGTCCGCGGATAAGGGAAAGGAAGTGCTGGCCGGGCTCGTCGATTCGTTCGCAGAGTATCTTTCCCTGGTCGGCGCCGAGAAGGAGGCGTGATGACCTCGTCGGAAACGGAAGAGGCCTGGGAGCGGCTGTGCTCCGTCCGGAGCGAGGCGGACGCCGCGGACGCCGGTCTGGTCCGGGGCCCGGACGGCAGACGGCGGTGGAGTGAGCCCGTCTCGCCGGAGGCCCGGCTCCTGGTCGACCGCTATCTCCCGCTGTGCCTGGCCGGGCCGCGGCTGACGATCGCTCAGCTCGGTCAGAGCCTGGACGGCTTCATCGCCACCCGCACCGGCGACGCCGACTACGTCACCGGCGAGGAGGACCGCCGTCATCTCCACCGGCTGCGCGCCCTGGCCGACGCGGTGGTCGTCGGGGCCGGCACCGCCGTCGCGGACGACCCCCAGCTGACCGTGCGCGCCTGCGCGGGCACCCACCCGGTACGGGTCGTCCTCGATCCCCGCGGACGGGTGCCGCTCGACCGACGCGTGTTCACCGATGGCTCAGCTCCGACCCTGTGGGTGGTGGGGGCCACCGGCGAGCGCCGGCCGGCGCCGCCGGACGGGGTGGAGCTGCTGACGCTCACGGAGCCCGACGCCTTTGCCCCCCACCAGCTGGTGCGGGCGCTCGCGCGGCGCGGCCTGGGCCGGGTGCTCATCGAGGGCGGCGGCGTCACCGTGTCCCGCTTTCTGCACGCGGGGGCCCTGCACCGGCTCTATGTCACCGTGGCCCCGGTGCTGCTCGGCGACGGCATTCCCGGCCTGCGCTTCGACGGGACGCCGGTCATGCGGGACGCGCTGCGCCCGCCCGTCCGCCGCTCCACCCTCGGCGAGGACACCCTCTTCGAACTCGACCTGGCGGCCCCGCAGCCGGGCGCCCCACTGGACGGCCAGCACCGCGACACCGGGGAGGCTCGCGGCGAAGGTGAGCACCCCGTAGACCACGGCCACGGTCAGCCCCTGGCCGGCGCCCAGGCCCGCGGCGCCGAAGGCCCAGGCGGTGACGCCCTCGCGGGGGCCCCAGCCGCCGACGTTCAGCGGCAGCGCCATGGCGATCAGGGCGAGCACCATCAGGGGCAGCAGCTCGGTCAGCGGGGCGTCTGACCCCGCGGCCCGGGCGGCGAGGACGAACGTCGTCAGATGCCCGGCCAGCACCACGACCGAGGAGACCACCACCCCCGGCCAGCTGCCCCGGGCCAGCAGCCCGCGGCGCGCCTCGGCCAGCGCGCCGCGGACCGCGCCCCGCCGCCGTGTGGCCACCGGCGCCGCGCGGCGGCGGCGCCGGACGGTCACGGCGACGAGCAGCGCGACGCACCCCGCGAACACCGCGGCCCACGCCATCGGGCCGCCGAGACCGCCGGCCGGCCGGCCCACCTGCTCCAGGGCCGACGAGGGGTGGGCCAGCAGGATCGCCACCCCCACCGCGATCAGCACCACCTGGCCCGCGACCCGCTCCAGCACCACCGCGCGTACGCCCCGGCCGACATCCCCCGCGTCCCGCCCGTGCCGCACCGCGCGATGCACATCGCCGAGCACCCCACCGGGCAGCGCGGCGTTGAGGAACAGCGCGCGGTAGTAGTCGGCGACGGCCGGACCCAGCGGCAGCCGGATCCGCAGCCCCCGCGCCACCAGACACCAGCGCCAGGCGCTGAAGACCGTGGTGAGCAGGCCGAGGCCGAGCGCCGCCAGCAGGGTCGGGCCGTCGATGGTGCGCAGACCGTCCACGAAGGCCCCGGTGCCCAGCCGCCACAGCACCACCCCGAGGATGGCGACGCCCGCGGCCGCACCGAGCCGGGCCCGCAGCGCGGCGGTCACGCGGCCGCCCCCATCGTGCGGGACGCGGGCAGCGCCAGCAGATCGCGGTGGTGCACCACCACCCGCAGCGCGCCCGTCGCGGCGATCGCCAGCCGGCGGCGCAGATACGCCTCGGCGCGCCCGGCCAGCTCCGGCCGGTGCTCCACGGCAGCAGCCACCCACCCCCGCAGCCACTCCGTGGTCAGCGCGGCCTGCTCGGCGCCGAGCGTCCAGGGGCTGGCATGGGTGCGTACCGTCGCGCCGTAGCGGGCGAACGTCTCGGCGGCCACCGCCATCGCGTCGGGGCCCACCAGAGAGCCGCGCCGCTGATGGGCGTTGAACGCCTCGGCGATCTCCGCGTCCAGCGGATCGGCCGGGGTGATCTCGACCCGCCCCACCACGGACAGCGCCAGCAGCGCCGGGCACTGGGCGGCGGCGCAGGCCGCGGCGATCCCGTCCACCTCCTCGGCGGTGAGCACGTCCAGCAGCGCGGACGCCGTCACCAGCGAGGCGCCGTCCAGCGTGCTCGCGGTCAGCCGGGCGAGGTCACCACGCGCCGTCGCGATGGTGATGCGGCTGCCGTCGGTGGCCGCCCGGGGCATCCGCAGGGCCGCCCGGTCCAGCAGCTCGGGGTCGCGGTCGTGCAGGATCCACAGCTGCGGGCCGCTCAGCCGGGGCGCCAGCCAGCGCCCCATGGAGCCGGTGCCGCAGCCCAGATCGTGGATCACCAGCGGCGGGCCGGACAGCCGGGGGCGGAGTTCCTCGACGAGTTCGGGGGAGCGGGCCGCCGCGTCGGCGCTCTCCCGCAGCTCCAGCCAGTCGGGGGTGTAACGCGGTACGTCGGTCGTCTTCACGCGGCCCTCCGCGGTTCGTCTCGGAGCTCTTCCAGCGCACCGGCCAGGTTCCGGGTGGTGTTCTCCCACCCGGCCAGCGCGGTGCGCCGCTCATGCGCGGCGGCGGTCAGCCGGCGGCGGATACCGGGGTCGCCCAGCCAGCGGCGCAGCGCCGCCGTGAGCGCCCCGGGGTCGTCCGGGTCGATGAGCATGCCCGGCACCCTGCCGTCGGGGGCCTGCCCGATGGCCTCGGGCACCCCGCCGACGGCCGTGGCCAGCACCGGGATCCCCCGGGCGAGCGCCTCGGTCACCGCCATGCCGTAGGTCTCGGCGTACGAGGCGAGCACCATCGTGTCGGCACCCGCGTAAGCGGCGTCCAGCTCGGCGCCGGTCCTCGGGCCGAGCAGCCGCACCCGGTCACCCACGCCCAGCTTCTCGATCAGCGCCCGGAGCCGGGCGGTGTACTCCGGGTCCTGGTCCAGGGCTCCCGCACAGTCGCAGGTCCAGGGCAGCTCCGGGATCTCCGCGAGCGCCTCCACCAGCCGCAGCTGCCCCTTGCGCGGGGTCACCGAGGCCACGCACAGCAGCCGTGAGCCCGCGCCGCCCGAGGCGGCGAGCGGGGCGATGTCGGCGCCGGGCGCCGCCACATGGACCCGGTCGGGCACCAGCCCGTGCAGCTCCACCAGCCGCCCGGCCGCCCAGGCGCTGGTGGCCACCACCGCCCGCGCCGAACGCAGCGTCCGGCCCTCCAGCGCCGTCAGCTCCGCGGCCCGGCCGGGGGCAAGCCCCGTCTCGTCGCCGAGTGGCAGATGCACCAGCACCGCCAGCCGTAGCCGCTGGGCCTGCGGGACGACGATGGCCGGGAGCGCACAGGCCACCAGCCCGTCGAGCAGGACGGCCGTGCCGTCCGCCAGCCCGGCCAGGATCCGGGTCAGCTCGGCGCGGGCGGCGGGGCCCGGCCGGGGCCAGCCACCCTCGACGGCGTGCTCCTCGACCCGCCAGCCGGCGCCCGGCAGATCCCGGCAGATCCGCCGGTCGTAGACGTTGCCGCCGCTCGGCGCGGCCGGGTCGGCCACGGCGCCGGGCATCACGATATGCACCGTGCGCGGTGCGGCCGGGCTCATAGGCCGCGCTCGTAACTCGCCCAGGCGACATGCGACTCATGCAGGGTGACGGCGATCCCGGACAGCCCGCGGGCGCCCTCGCCCAGCGCCCCGGAGGCCACCCGTTCGGCGAGGCGGTCGGCGATCACCTTGGCGAGGAACTCGGTGGAGGTGTTGATCCCCTCGAAATCGGGTTCGTCGTCGAGGTTGCGATAGCTGAGCGCGCCGCACACCTCCCCCAGCTCACGGGTGGCCAGACCGATGTCCACGACGATGTTGTCGTCGTCCAACTCGGCACGGCGGAAAGTGGCGTCCACGAGGAACGTCGCCCCGTGCAACCGCTGCGCGGGTCCGAAGACGTCCCCGCGAAAACTGTGAGCGATCATGATGTGATCGCGGACGGTGATGCTGAACAACGGATGACCCTCCAGATACGGCGCGTCGGGCCCTCAGCCGGGGCACGCCCTCTAGTACGGCCGTCGCGTTCCCCGTGTTCAGACGGATGACACGGCAGATTCCGCGGCGTAGCGAACCCGGTGGCACAGCCCCGGAATCTCCCCGGAGGCGAGCCCCGGCAGCACCTGGGGAAGCTCCTCGAAACCGCATTCGCCGGTGATGAGGGCGTCGAAGGCCGGATCGGCGAGCAGTTCGAGCGCCAGCGCCATCCGGTCGCCGTAGCCGCGGCGGGTGCCCCGGGCCGGGGAGACCGTCCCCACCTGGCTGGCGCGCACCGTCAGCCGGCGGGAGTGGAAGGCTTCCCCCAGCGGCAGGCTGATTAGCCGGTCCCCGTACCAGCTCAGCTCCAGCACGGTGCCCTCCGGGGCGAGCAGCTCCAGCGAGCGCGCGAGCCCCTGTTCGGTGGCGCTGGCGTGCACGACCAGATCGAGGTCGCCCGCCGCCTCCCCGGGGAGCGCGAAGTCCACCCCGAGCGCCCGCGCGACCTCCGCGCGTGCCGGCTCGGCGTCCACCAGTTGCACCCGTACGGCGGGGAACCGCGCCAGCACCGCCGCCACGGAGGCACCCACCATCCCCGCCCCCACCACGGCGATCCGGTCGCCCAGCAGGGGCGCGGCGTCCCACGCCGCGTTCACCGCGGTCTCCACCGTGCCCGCCAGCACGGCGCGCGCGGCGGGCACGCCCTCGGGCACCGGGGTCACCGCGCTCGCCGGGACCACATAGTGGGTCTGATGCGGATACAGACAGAAGACGGTGCGCCCCAGCAGCGACGCCGGACCCTCCTCGACCAGACCCACGTTGAGATAGCCGTACTTGACCGGCCCGGGGAACTCGCCGTCCTGGAACGGCGCGCGCATCGCGGTGTGCTGACTGACCGGTACGCCACCGCGGAAGACCAGGGTCTCCGTACCGCGGCTCACCCCCGAACACAGCGTGCGCACCACCACGTCCTCGGGCCCGGGGTCGGGCAGGGCCACCTCCCGTATCTCGCCACGGCCGGGGGAGCGGAGCCAGAAGGCGCGGGCGGTGCGCGTCATACGACGTTCTCCAAGGGGCTGAACAATCGGGCGGTGGCTCACGTACCGATGACCATGAAGCCGCGAACACGGTACGCGGCACCCATCCACTCCGCCACACAGCCCGGAGGGTGCACGGTGGCCCTGAACAATCCCTACAACACGACGCCGGTGCGGAACGAGACGGCCGCGGGCGCGGCCGCGCAGCTGCTGCTGCTCGTGCTGCTCGGCACGGCGATCGACCTGGGACCCGTGGGCTGGCTGACCGGCCTGGCCTTCGCGGTCGCCACCTGGGCGGTGCTCACCCGCGCGCTGTCGCGGTCCTGGCTCGTCTCCTTCGGCGCGGCCAACCGCGTCACCCTCGCGCGGGCCACGCTCGTGGGCGGGGTGACCGCGCTGGTCGCGGACTCCTTCGAGAGCCCGCCGCCGGTCACCGTCCTGGTGGCCCTCACCGCGGTCGCGCTGCTCCTGGACGCGGTCGACGGCCAGGTGGCCCGCCGCACCGGCACCTCGTCCTCGCTGGGCGCGCGGTTCGACATGGAGGTCGACGCCGTCCTCATCCTGGTGCTCAGCGTCTATGTGGCCACCTCGCTCGGCCCCTGGGTGCTGCTGATCGGCGCCATGCGCTACGCCTTCGTCGCCGCGGCCCGGGTGCTGCCCTGGCTGAACGGAGCGCTCCCCCCGAGCACGGCCCGCAAGACGGTGGCCGCGCTCCAGGGCGTGCTGCTGCTGATCGTCGGCGCCGGCGTCCTGCCCCATGCGCTGGCGTTCGGCGCCGCCCTGCTCGCCCTGACCCTGCTCAGCTGGTCCTTCGCCCGTGACATCAGGTGGCTGTGGCGCACCCGGGACAGCCGGGCCGAGGTGACCGCGGGGGCCCGGTGAGGGCGGCGTCGCCCACCGGCCCGCCGCGCTACCAGGGGAGAGTGCCCTCGATGTCGAAGTACCCACCCGTCGGGCCGTCGGGCCCCACCTGGGCCATCCGGACGATGATCTCGGCGCCCTCCTCGACGGTCTGGTGGCCGGTGTGCGCGTTGAGGTCCGTCGCGGTGTAGCCGGGCTCGACGGCGTTGATCCGCATCTGCGGGAACGCCTTCGCGTACTGCACGGTGAGCATGTTGACCGTGACCTTCGACGCCGGATAGGTGACCCCCGGATAGGCGTGCGTCGGGGTGTCGGGGGTGGAGACCCGCTCCAGCGAGGCCAGCCCGCTGCTGACATTGACCACGACCGGGGCGGCGGACCGCCGCAGCAGCGGCAGGAAGGCGTGGGTGACCCGCACCACGCCGAAGACGTTCGTCTCGAACACCGTCCGCATCATGTCGGCGGTGACCTCGGCGGCGCCGATCACCCCGCCGTCCGGCGTCCGCGCCTCGATACCGGCGTTGTTGATCAGCACATCCAGTCCGCCGTCGGCCTCGACGGTCTTGGCGGCTGCGGCCACGGAGGCGTCATCGGTGACATCGAGGACGACCAGCCGCGCCCCCAGCCGCTCGGCGGCCCGGCGGCCGCGCTCGGCGTCCCGGCTGCCGATATAGACGGTGTGTCCCGCGGCGATCAGTCGGCGGGCGGTCTCGAAGCCGAGACCCTTGTTGGCTCCGGTGATCAGTGTTGTCGTCATGTCTCCAGGCTGCGCCCGGGGCGTGGGAGCAGCCAGCTGCCCCGTCTTCCTGGGACCGCGAGTACCAGGAAGGTCCCCGGGCCCGCGGTGCACACTGGTGGTCATGGCGACCACGGAGTTCGGGCAGGCGGTGCGGCGCTGGCGGGACCGGGTCCCGCCGGAGGCCGCCGGGCTGCCGTCCGGCGGGCAGCGGCGCGCGGCCGGGCTGCGCCGCGAGGAGCTGGCGATGCTGGCCGGGATCTCCGTCGACTACGTCACCCGCCTCGAACAGGGCCGGGCCTCCCATCCCTCGACCCAGATCGTCGAGGCCCTGGCCAGGGCGCTGCGGCTGTCGGGGACCGAGCGCGCCCATCTCTTCCGGCTGGCCGGGCTGGCGCCACCGGGCCCGGAGACGGTGCCGGCGTACATCACCCCGAGCGTCCAGCGGCTGCTGGACCGGCTGACCGGCACACCCGTCGCCGTGAGCGACGCGTCCTGGACGCTGCTCATGGCCAATCCGCCGTATGTGGCCCTGAGGGGCGATCCGTCCCGGTGGCGCGGCAACGAACGCAACGGAGTCTGGCGCCACTTCGTCTGCGAGGACAGCGGATCCCGGCAGACGCATGAGGACCGGCGCGAGTTCCAGGCCGCGCTGGTCGCCGATCTCCGTACGGCCGCCGCCCGCTACCCGGCCGACCAGGGGCTGCGGCGGCTGGTCGCGGAGCTGCGCGCCCGCAGCGAGCGGTTCGCCGAGCTGTGGGACTCCGGCACCGTCGGCCACCATGAGGCGTCGCGCAAGACCATCGACCATCCGCGGGTGGGCACGCTGACGCTGGACTGCGATGTGCTCACGGTGGCGGGCAGCGATCTGCGCATCGTGGTGTACACGGCCGAGCCCGGCACCGAGGACGCCGAACGCCTCGCCCTGCTCACCGTGCTCGGCACCCAGACGCTCACCGGCTAGCCCGCTCCTCGTACGGCGGCGCGATCGGGACCGGATCGTCGAACCAGGTCCATATGTTTTTCATATTTGCGTAATTGGATCGCTGCGTTCCGTAAGATTTTAAGCTCATCCGATGCACGAACCGGCGTCCGTGAGCGCTATCTGAAACAGAGAGCGCAACACCGCGCACTCGCGGGGCGTGTGGGGGCCACCCCTCGTACAACGAACAGAAGGACGACGAAGTCCGTGAATCTTCAAACCGTGGTGAACGTCGTCACCGCC
Coding sequences:
- a CDS encoding SAM-dependent methyltransferase, whose translation is MGEHHPEPGRCAGRAPRRTAEGRVKTTDVPRYTPDWLELRESADAAARSPELVEELRPRLSGPPLVIHDLGCGTGSMGRWLAPRLSGPQLWILHDRDPELLDRAALRMPRAATDGSRITIATARGDLARLTASTLDGASLVTASALLDVLTAEEVDGIAAACAAAQCPALLALSVVGRVEITPADPLDAEIAEAFNAHQRRGSLVGPDAMAVAAETFARYGATVRTHASPWTLGAEQAALTTEWLRGWVAAAVEHRPELAGRAEAYLRRRLAIAATGALRVVVHHRDLLALPASRTMGAAA
- a CDS encoding glycosyltransferase family 4 protein; its protein translation is MSPAAPRTVHIVMPGAVADPAAPSGGNVYDRRICRDLPGAGWRVEEHAVEGGWPRPGPAARAELTRILAGLADGTAVLLDGLVACALPAIVVPQAQRLRLAVLVHLPLGDETGLAPGRAAELTALEGRTLRSARAVVATSAWAAGRLVELHGLVPDRVHVAAPGADIAPLAASGGAGSRLLCVASVTPRKGQLRLVEALAEIPELPWTCDCAGALDQDPEYTARLRALIEKLGVGDRVRLLGPRTGAELDAAYAGADTMVLASYAETYGMAVTEALARGIPVLATAVGGVPEAIGQAPDGRVPGMLIDPDDPGALTAALRRWLGDPGIRRRLTAAAHERRTALAGWENTTRNLAGALEELRDEPRRAA
- a CDS encoding 6-pyruvoyl trahydropterin synthase family protein, which produces MFSITVRDHIMIAHSFRGDVFGPAQRLHGATFLVDATFRRAELDDDNIVVDIGLATRELGEVCGALSYRNLDDEPDFEGINTSTEFLAKVIADRLAERVASGALGEGARGLSGIAVTLHESHVAWASYERGL
- a CDS encoding zinc-dependent alcohol dehydrogenase: MTRTARAFWLRSPGRGEIREVALPDPGPEDVVVRTLCSGVSRGTETLVFRGGVPVSQHTAMRAPFQDGEFPGPVKYGYLNVGLVEEGPASLLGRTVFCLYPHQTHYVVPASAVTPVPEGVPAARAVLAGTVETAVNAAWDAAPLLGDRIAVVGAGMVGASVAAVLARFPAVRVQLVDAEPARAEVARALGVDFALPGEAAGDLDLVVHASATEQGLARSLELLAPEGTVLELSWYGDRLISLPLGEAFHSRRLTVRASQVGTVSPARGTRRGYGDRMALALELLADPAFDALITGECGFEELPQVLPGLASGEIPGLCHRVRYAAESAVSSV
- a CDS encoding CDP-alcohol phosphatidyltransferase family protein — encoded protein: MALNNPYNTTPVRNETAAGAAAQLLLLVLLGTAIDLGPVGWLTGLAFAVATWAVLTRALSRSWLVSFGAANRVTLARATLVGGVTALVADSFESPPPVTVLVALTAVALLLDAVDGQVARRTGTSSSLGARFDMEVDAVLILVLSVYVATSLGPWVLLIGAMRYAFVAAARVLPWLNGALPPSTARKTVAALQGVLLLIVGAGVLPHALAFGAALLALTLLSWSFARDIRWLWRTRDSRAEVTAGAR
- a CDS encoding SDR family NAD(P)-dependent oxidoreductase, translating into MTTTLITGANKGLGFETARRLIAAGHTVYIGSRDAERGRRAAERLGARLVVLDVTDDASVAAAAKTVEADGGLDVLINNAGIEARTPDGGVIGAAEVTADMMRTVFETNVFGVVRVTHAFLPLLRRSAAPVVVNVSSGLASLERVSTPDTPTHAYPGVTYPASKVTVNMLTVQYAKAFPQMRINAVEPGYTATDLNAHTGHQTVEEGAEIIVRMAQVGPDGPTGGYFDIEGTLPW
- a CDS encoding helix-turn-helix transcriptional regulator; the encoded protein is MATTEFGQAVRRWRDRVPPEAAGLPSGGQRRAAGLRREELAMLAGISVDYVTRLEQGRASHPSTQIVEALARALRLSGTERAHLFRLAGLAPPGPETVPAYITPSVQRLLDRLTGTPVAVSDASWTLLMANPPYVALRGDPSRWRGNERNGVWRHFVCEDSGSRQTHEDRREFQAALVADLRTAAARYPADQGLRRLVAELRARSERFAELWDSGTVGHHEASRKTIDHPRVGTLTLDCDVLTVAGSDLRIVVYTAEPGTEDAERLALLTVLGTQTLTG